From the Trifolium pratense cultivar HEN17-A07 linkage group LG4, ARS_RC_1.1, whole genome shotgun sequence genome, the window ATGAGAAACTTGTAAGTAATAACTCATATCTGTAATACTTTTCCTTTCCGTTAAATTCTGTTAAAAGACATAATGGATTTTAACTCATTGCTTGCAGTTTTCTTTCAGCCAACCTGTTTACTGGAAGTATTCCAGCCTCTTTATCGGCTTTAACTGGACTGAGTGACATGTGAGTTTGTTGCTTGCgctatattatatttattattttaaatttgtatgGTATCTGATGTTACTTTTCGTGCAAGTTTATTTAACTACATTATAACAAATCATCTCCTCTCAGGTCTCTTAACAACAATCATTTAACCGGAGAAATACCAGATGCATTTCAGTCACTTACACAATTGATCAATCTGTATGGCCTCATTTTAAACGATTTGaattaagattattttcttctttataGTTTAGACATATTTTATAGAACAATTAATTGTTTTGCAGAGATTTGTCAAGTAATAACTTGAGCGGGGAGCTACCTCCTTCGATGGAGAACTTGTCATCTTTGACCACCCTGTTAGTATTTTGTCTTAGTAAGATCAAACTATGAGCTATTTTCATTTGTCAATTATCATTGAACTCACAATTTCCTTGCTGGCAGGCGCTTGCAGGATAATCAATTATCTGGGACACTTGATGTTTTACAAGACCTTCCTCTGAAAGATTTGTACTTTTCTTAACCATGTTTCATATAAATTATGACTGATATATTGTTAAATTTTCATTATAGATTGTAGAGCTTTCAGCGGATGCATATAGGATTAGATGCtatcttttaaattttagtCCCACTTGATTTTCTGTTAAATTTTCATCTTTCTTGTTTGAGCAGGAATGTCGAGAATAACCAATTTGCTGGACCGATACCTCCGAAGTTGCTAAACATCCCTAAATTCAAGtgaaaacctaatttttttttttttttacatattgtGCTCTATTCTGTGTTATTTATTGATTTCAGTTACATCAGaaattttaatatgttatttattGCTTCTGTAACTAAGATGTTGGTGCTTATGATGCAGACAAGCTGGAAATCCATTCAATGATAATTCCACGGCAACTCGTGCTCCCGCACCTCGCTCCCCAGTGATAGCACCGCCAGGATCACCACCAGGAGCACCGTTTTTTGTAGTACCATCTTCTGGTTCTGGCCCTGTACCTACTAAACAGGCTGATGGACCGACTGCAGCGACTAAGTCAAATTCTGGGAAATCAAACAAACATACCAAAAGGGTGGTTTTGATAGCTATTGGCAGTGTTTTGGCATTCATTATTTTGGTACTAGCACTCGTTCTATTTATTCCAAGATGTGGTAGAAGGGAACGACGGGTTGACCGAAGGTCCAGGCGACATCAAATTGGTGCATATGGGGATGAAAGACAACAAAATCCTAGAGATTTAGGGGCTATAGTTCAACCACCAATTCAAACAGAAAAAGGCAATTAAATATAGCTTTTAGTCCTTCATTTAATAGTGCCGCTGATTTATCGCTTAAATctgttaaataattttgatttgttttttaacaGTACCAATACCGACACGGGATGTCTTGAGGCCACATACTGATCGCCAAGAAGAGCCTAGGAGAGCATGGGCTGTTCCAAATGCACAGGATAAGCAAGAGAAGGATGTGCTAAGAATGATGGCAATACCAAAGCCGGTTCATCATGAGATTCCAAAGCCGGTTCATCATGAGATCGATATCAGTACACCAGAAGTGTATTCTGTGCCTCCgcctccaccaccacctcctcctcctccaccgCCACCCCCACCGCCACCTCCTCCTGTTCTTCCTACTAAGAAGATGATTGTTGAGCCAACAATTCCCCATAGAGGAACTAATGCCGGTCCATCCTTAAGAAGTTCAATTCAACCTCCTACTTTTGCGAAATCTTTCACCATCGCATCCCTTCAACAGTATACAAATAGCTTCTCTCCAGAAAATCTTATAGGAGGAGGCATGTTGGGCACTGTGTACAGGGCAGAGCTCCCTGGTGGGAAGGTACGATTTTTCCTCGACCTGTCTTCCTGGACTTAAATCACCCTTAGACAGCCAATAATAAAtacatttgtttcctttttcatGAATAAAATGGTTAATGGCTAAATGCATATATTGATCCATCACATGTTTAACTACTGAACTCGGTGGATCAAATATTGTTTCAGATATGCCTTGATTGGATCCTTATTTTGACGTTCActatttttgtgaatttttagCTACTTGCTGTAAAGAAACTCGACAGAAGAGCCTCTGTTCACCAAAAGGATGATGAGTTTCTTGAATTGGTAAATAGTATCGACAGAATAAGACATACAAATATTGTTGAGCTCATTGGATACTGCTCAGAGCATGGTCAAAGGCTTCTGATCTATGAGTACTGCAGTAACGGATCACTATATGATGCACTTCACACAGATGAAGAATTTAAAGCAAAACTATCATGGAATGCTCGCATTCGGATGGCACTTGGTACAGCTAGAGCCTTAGAGTAAGTCAAGTAATCAATACTGTAGATAACAAAATTGCTCAAgcttttttaatttgttgtttataACAGGTTCAAGGTTTCATTTTTTAagcacttatcatgataagtgcttacgctataaacacttaattaagctgtttatctAAACAGGGTCATTGTGCTCTATTCTCGTTATAAAAGACATGATAATTGCTAAACTCCATTTCAAAAACTAGTTCAATAAAAAAACATACGCTACTGAGTGCTATCCAAAAGAATGATTTTTATCTCAAACAATAAGAAATCTTTGCATAATCTCTTTACAAATCTATACGATATTCCAGCTTATTGCAAAAAAAGACATTCAAAGTTGAGGGATGGGAAGATTTTTCTTTGCTTTAAGTTGTTTAAAGAGAATCATTTGAGATTCTAAATTTAATACTTCTTGTCCATAACAAGGTATTTGCATGAGCAATGTCAGCCGCCTGTGGTACACAGAAATTTGAAGTCTGCCAATGTTCTCCTTGACGATGATCTATCTGTGCGCGTATCTGATTGTGGTTTAGCTCCATTGATAGCTTCAGGGTCTGTAACTCAGGTATGAAATTATTTGAAACTGCAGAAGTTATTTCGACATTATTAGGGTAATGGTAAAAAATTTATAGGTTTGTATACCTCCTGATATTTTAGCAGTAATTAATGTTAAattgcatatataatattcCATTCCATGTATTGTCAGCTCTCGGGGAACCTGCAATCAGCTTATGGTTATGGAGCTCCAGAATTTGAATCGGGAACTTACACTTACCAAAGCGATGTATACAGCGTTGGAGTAGTTATGTTAGAACTTTTGACCGGCCGTCAGTCCCATGACAGGTGAGAATGCATATGCAAAACAAAATACTTCAGCATCTGTTTGGACAATTTATGCAGTTAATTCATTGTTTGGAACATCTCTATCAGGACACGTCCACGAGGGGAGCAATTTCTTGCTAGATGGGCAATTCCCAAACTTCACGATATTGACGCATTATCAAAGATGGTTGATCCTTCTTTAAATGGAGTTTACCCTGCAAAGTCATTGTCAAATTTTGCCGACATTATTGCTCGATGCCTTCAGGTGAGTTTTTATCAGTTTCAACATAAATCTCATTTATTGTTAGCTTGTTTATCTCTATCCAAAGAAATTAGTATATCAGTTGTTGTGTtgtgaagcacggacactcctcagattaggtaTATCCTGATGTCGGACACCAACAcaacaccgacacttataattacattgaattgtgtcattttctcaaattattatcggtgttgacgtgtctgtgtccgtgcttcataatGTGTTGCCATTTTTCTCCTGAACTCTGGTCATCTAACTCCAATTAATTTATTGCTTTTAATGCAGCCGGAGCCCGAATTTAGGCCAGCAATGTCAGAGGTGGTCTTATACCTACTAAATATGATAAAGAGGGAGTCTCAAAAAAGTGATTCAAATGAAAAATGAGGATGGTGGTGATATTTGTTCATGAATTGATGTTCAAGGATTTAGCTACTGAATAAGATTAATGTGCAAAGATATCAATCATCATATACATGTTACCAAAGGAAGGCCCCATTTGTTGTCTCCACACTTTATCACTTCATGCTAACTGCTCAACATTCAAAAGAAGTTATGTCCAATCCAATCAACTTCATAGGATTGTAGTGACCAACACTCCTTTTATGTATGTAGTCTTAATGTCTTATGTTATCTGATAATTTCTAGTTCATTAAACTATGACATGATAGTGTTTGCATAGGTGTGTTAACTAACCCATTTGTTTGATAATTGTTTCCAAATTCTTAATAATGAAAATGTTATTCTCATGTGCATGCATTTTTGTGGTTTTTATGTTAATCCTTGATAACATAAGTTTGTTAGTCATTTGTACAAATTCAACTCAAGCATTGTAATTTAATATTGATAGTTCTTTGTAAGCTTTCAAAAGATTATGTATGCCTTTTTGTTTGTTGCTGCAAATTTGGTGTCTTAGAGTATAGTTgcgtttgtttttttttttgaacggcgaGTATAGTCGCGTTTAAGCTTCAAAATTCAGACGAGAATATAGCCCGGTCTACGTTGTGGTTTGTTCGTAAGATTTGCAAttgttaaaacgttattgagcaGTGTAACATCACTTAAATGttgtgtaatttgatcccttcTCTACTTACTAAAATAAACGGACACGTGTTAATGTTTAGCAAactttatgaaaatttaaattgatGGGCACTCACTCACCTATGAATGTCACTATGTCGCTATTAAACCAAATTTGGACGATGGTGTGTCACATAATAGATCCAGAAAAAGAATGTCTGCTACGTGACGCTTTATGCTAACccaaaatttgacatttttttgggtacataattTGACATTTACCTTGAGTTTAATTTAGTACCAATATAAAATTGATATTATATAATGTCTTTGCCAATTAAGTTATATTCACGCATACATATTAAATTAAACTTTACAAGTTATCAGTAATCAACCGGGTACAAAGAGTATCCACCGAAAAGATAATTAGATGAGATGTTGCGGGTGTTTTATAGCTTTGTTCAATACTAGCTTGTGTATGCAACATtgttaaaattatcataaagtTCAAATGATTAATCTCTGCACTGCGAAGTTAATTTCAACTAGTACGGGAAATAATTTAGTAATTGTTGTATG encodes:
- the LOC123882002 gene encoding protein STRUBBELIG-RECEPTOR FAMILY 3-like isoform X1; translated protein: MDWKRSILKIYGHVVLLGFLLICIIQISTAVTDPTDVAALNSLHSSLGSPLLPGWVSSGGDPCGEGWQGIQCNGSFIQKIVLNGANLGGELGDKLATFVSISVIDLSNNNIGGSIPSNLPATMRNFFLSANLFTGSIPASLSALTGLSDMSLNNNHLTGEIPDAFQSLTQLINLDLSSNNLSGELPPSMENLSSLTTLRLQDNQLSGTLDVLQDLPLKDLNVENNQFAGPIPPKLLNIPKFKQAGNPFNDNSTATRAPAPRSPVIAPPGSPPGAPFFVVPSSGSGPVPTKQADGPTAATKSNSGKSNKHTKRVVLIAIGSVLAFIILVLALVLFIPRCGRRERRVDRRSRRHQIGAYGDERQQNPRDLGAIVQPPIQTEKVPIPTRDVLRPHTDRQEEPRRAWAVPNAQDKQEKDVLRMMAIPKPVHHEIPKPVHHEIDISTPEVYSVPPPPPPPPPPPPPPPPPPPPVLPTKKMIVEPTIPHRGTNAGPSLRSSIQPPTFAKSFTIASLQQYTNSFSPENLIGGGMLGTVYRAELPGGKLLAVKKLDRRASVHQKDDEFLELVNSIDRIRHTNIVELIGYCSEHGQRLLIYEYCSNGSLYDALHTDEEFKAKLSWNARIRMALGTARALEYLHEQCQPPVVHRNLKSANVLLDDDLSVRVSDCGLAPLIASGSVTQLSGNLQSAYGYGAPEFESGTYTYQSDVYSVGVVMLELLTGRQSHDRTRPRGEQFLARWAIPKLHDIDALSKMVDPSLNGVYPAKSLSNFADIIARCLQPEPEFRPAMSEVVLYLLNMIKRESQKSDSNEK
- the LOC123882002 gene encoding protein STRUBBELIG-RECEPTOR FAMILY 3-like isoform X2 gives rise to the protein MSLNNNHLTGEIPDAFQSLTQLINLDLSSNNLSGELPPSMENLSSLTTLRLQDNQLSGTLDVLQDLPLKDLNVENNQFAGPIPPKLLNIPKFKQAGNPFNDNSTATRAPAPRSPVIAPPGSPPGAPFFVVPSSGSGPVPTKQADGPTAATKSNSGKSNKHTKRVVLIAIGSVLAFIILVLALVLFIPRCGRRERRVDRRSRRHQIGAYGDERQQNPRDLGAIVQPPIQTEKVPIPTRDVLRPHTDRQEEPRRAWAVPNAQDKQEKDVLRMMAIPKPVHHEIPKPVHHEIDISTPEVYSVPPPPPPPPPPPPPPPPPPPPVLPTKKMIVEPTIPHRGTNAGPSLRSSIQPPTFAKSFTIASLQQYTNSFSPENLIGGGMLGTVYRAELPGGKLLAVKKLDRRASVHQKDDEFLELVNSIDRIRHTNIVELIGYCSEHGQRLLIYEYCSNGSLYDALHTDEEFKAKLSWNARIRMALGTARALEYLHEQCQPPVVHRNLKSANVLLDDDLSVRVSDCGLAPLIASGSVTQLSGNLQSAYGYGAPEFESGTYTYQSDVYSVGVVMLELLTGRQSHDRTRPRGEQFLARWAIPKLHDIDALSKMVDPSLNGVYPAKSLSNFADIIARCLQPEPEFRPAMSEVVLYLLNMIKRESQKSDSNEK